One stretch of Roseovarius mucosus DNA includes these proteins:
- a CDS encoding DUF6950 family protein has protein sequence MTRERLLRKFLDARRAEPFRPSLSDCAMFAADWIEELTGTDPAAQWRGQYRTLEEGRALLLADGFASPAEVLASILLPDAGWMQAQAGDVVVLIEAGDEAMGIVGGGHIHVLRPLRGLGAVPLNRAVRIYRP, from the coding sequence ATGACACGCGAACGCCTCCTTCGGAAATTCCTCGATGCCCGGCGCGCAGAGCCTTTCCGCCCGAGCCTTTCCGACTGCGCCATGTTCGCAGCCGACTGGATTGAAGAACTGACCGGCACCGATCCGGCGGCGCAATGGCGCGGGCAATATCGCACCTTAGAAGAAGGCCGCGCGCTTCTCTTGGCGGACGGGTTTGCCTCCCCTGCCGAGGTTCTGGCCTCGATCCTGTTGCCGGATGCGGGCTGGATGCAGGCACAGGCGGGCGACGTCGTGGTGCTAATTGAGGCGGGTGACGAGGCCATGGGCATCGTCGGCGGGGGGCATATCCATGTGCTGCGTCCCCTGCGGGGCTTGGGCGCGGTGCCACTCAACCGCGCCGTCAGGATTTACCGGCCATGA